The following DNA comes from Pedosphaera parvula Ellin514.
AGGAGCCGGATTTCCTTTGTGATCAGCGGGTTCATGCTTTTGCCCTCGCCGAGGTTCCTGCGGTCACGAAAATTTCTTCCAACGAGAGTGATTGGCAATGAAGGTCGTTGGGACCTCGCGCACGGATGCGCTCGACAATCATTTCGCTGTTGCCATTCACCAGGACTTCCAGATCGCGACCAGACTGTCGAACGCTCAAGGCGTCGCTGAGATTTAAATCGACAGGCGGCTGAGGGAAGGAGGCGCGGATTTTTTGAAAACGGCTTCGAGCGGCATCGGCAGACATGGTCAGGAGTTTTTGGCCCTTCTCGATGATCGTGAATTCGTCGATGAGTCCTTCGAATTCGCTGATGAGATGGGTGGAGACGAAGACGGTGCGATTCTCGGGATCGGTGGAATGATAGGCGCCGATGACGGTTTCGATGAATTCGCGGCGAACGATGGGGTCGAGTCCGGAGGTGGGTTCGTCCAGCACGAGCAGCTCGGGTTCAGGGCAGACGGCGCCGATCAAGGCGAGTTGTGTTTTTTGGCCCTTGGAGAGATGGCTTGCTTTTTGGGAAGGGTCGAGTTGAAAACGGTTGAGCAAATCGGATTCCATTTCACGATTCCACTTTGGGCGAAAGGAGGCAAGGAATTGCAATGTTTGCGCGACGGTCATCCAAGGGTAGAAAGCGACGGCGTCGGGGACGTACGAGAGGCGGGATTTCACGGCGACTTCCTGTTTCTGTGGATTGAGGCCGAATACACGCACGGTGCCGGAGTCGGGCTTTAGCAAATTCAGGAGGCACTTGATGCTGGTGGTTTTGCCGGCACCATTGCGGCCGAAGAATCCGTAACAGCGGCCGGGCTGGACTGTGAGGCTGAGGCCATTGACGGCTTCGACGTGGCCATAATGGCGCGCGAGATTTTCGAGTTCGATGACCGGAGATTTGGTTTCCATAGTGGTTCCTTTGCGACTTTTATTTGCCATCACGCGTGATTGCTGATTTGCGTTCGAAGTAGTCGAGACGTTCGTTGACCAGGGCGAGAAATTTTTCGCGATCCACCTGCAGGTGATGAGCCAGGACGACGGCTTCGTCTATTTCTGTGAGGAGAAGTTTTTCGCGGACAGGGGTGGTGAAAGGGGATTTGTTTCGCTTTACGAAATAGCCCTTGCCCGGGATGGTTTCGATGATTCCCTGAGTTTCCAGCTCTGCATAAGCCTTGGCGATGGTGTTGCGGTTGATGCGCAATTCCTCTGCGAGTGGACGGAGTGCGGGTAGGGGCTCGCCGGGTTGCAACTTACCGCAAGCCGTCGCATAGCGAATCTGGTCGGCCAGTTGGAGATAAACTGGTTTGCCAGCTTGGAAATCGACTTGGAGGAGCATGGGTAATTGATATTGTTAACTGTCATAGGACAGTAGGACAGTTGGTGGTGTGCTGTCAACGGCTTTCTTTTTAAAGAAGGCTGCGTAAGCGGCGTGCTGGTCCCGTTCCGGCCATTCACGACTGTCCATTGCCAGGAGTTGGACCAGATTCCTTCTGCATCGTCGTAAACATCCTCCGGACCACCGTCAACGGACACAAAGAATGAATCGTTGGCATAGGATGGAGAAAGCACCCTAGCCCAGATGATATATACCGAATGCCAAAATTAATTTCCGGAATGGGGGAAAAGAACC
Coding sequences within:
- a CDS encoding GntR family transcriptional regulator; its protein translation is MLLQVDFQAGKPVYLQLADQIRYATACGKLQPGEPLPALRPLAEELRINRNTIAKAYAELETQGIIETIPGKGYFVKRNKSPFTTPVREKLLLTEIDEAVVLAHHLQVDREKFLALVNERLDYFERKSAITRDGK
- a CDS encoding ABC transporter ATP-binding protein codes for the protein METKSPVIELENLARHYGHVEAVNGLSLTVQPGRCYGFFGRNGAGKTTSIKCLLNLLKPDSGTVRVFGLNPQKQEVAVKSRLSYVPDAVAFYPWMTVAQTLQFLASFRPKWNREMESDLLNRFQLDPSQKASHLSKGQKTQLALIGAVCPEPELLVLDEPTSGLDPIVRREFIETVIGAYHSTDPENRTVFVSTHLISEFEGLIDEFTIIEKGQKLLTMSADAARSRFQKIRASFPQPPVDLNLSDALSVRQSGRDLEVLVNGNSEMIVERIRARGPNDLHCQSLSLEEIFVTAGTSARAKA